From Huiozyma naganishii CBS 8797 chromosome 11, complete genome, a single genomic window includes:
- the MNN2 gene encoding alpha-1,2-mannosyltransferase MNN2 (similar to Saccharomyces cerevisiae MNN2 (YBR015C); ancestral locus Anc_3.188) has protein sequence MNFVNRRFVKLLRVAVFVVFGCVLFIAATHYVYDGANSVSGYGKHLQEHLSGTATVSAPSAKTAASAVAGGAGGGVPAAAGAAAAALDSMKLKKFYSRVFQNIIDFSPSGATKKQYKPECRLEGDIGSRPDDYSNFDRLGYDNLVNCLNLSGADISNLRHSHKSFVDSLDVTLPSNSYKGSGIVTVGGGKFSLMAFLIVQNIRRMGTTLPVEVFIPPNEGPETEFCTELLPKYNAKCIFIDRILPDEMIQKFDFRGYQFKSLALVASSFENTLLLDADNFPVKPLNSIFNEEPFKSKGLVLWPDFWRRTTQPLYYDIAGVPVNLKNRVRNSFDDLTPPEVYTENMNDLSGVPFHDLEGTMPDVSTESGQLMVNKNKHLGTILLALYYNVNGPTWYYPIFSQKAAGEGDKETFIAAANFYGLPFYQVKSSTSVDGYFENGEFHGVAMLQYDCVQDYKLYQIAKDDIDVKYGLSRVGNSASQKRISFDKSYSLEDFKNKYFREDSHNDVMFIHSNFPKFDPLSLWKNRQLVDKDGNHFRSYTNLRKFGDFDIELENFKIFKNFFCGDQKVSYFSYLYDALEKTPTGWNDMCEYINKRLVFLEKTHLEAVNKKD, from the coding sequence ATGAATTTTGTGAATAGAAGGTTTGTGAAGTTGCTCCGGGTGGCCGTGTTTGTCGTGTTCGGTTGTGTCCTGTTCATTGCTGCTACTCATTATGTGTACGATGGGGCCAATTCAGTGAGCGGGTACGGGAAACATCTACAAGAACATCTCTCGGGGACAGCTACTGTTAGCGCCCCATCAGCGAAAACAGCAGCATCTGCAGTTGCAGGTGGAGCCGGTGGTGGTGTaccggctgctgctggggCTGCCGCTGCAGCTCTCGACAGtatgaaattgaagaagttctACAGCCGCGTCTTCCAAAATATAATAGATTTCTCCCCCAGTGGTGCTACTAAGAAACAGTATAAGCCGGAGTGTCGTCTAGAGGGAGACATTGGTAGTAGGCCCGATGATTATTCGAATTTTGATAGGCTGGGTTACGATAACCTCGTCAACTGTTTGAACTTGTCTGGTGCGGACATTTCAAACTTGAGACACTCGCACAAGAGCTTCGTGGATAGCCTCGACGTGACACTACCAAGTAACTCGTATAAAGGAAGTGGTATTGTCACCGTCGGGGGTGGGAAGTTCTCACTCATGGCGTTCCTGATAGTACAGAATATAAGGAGAATGGGTACCACACTACCAGTGGAGGTGTTCATCCCGCCAAATGAGGGACCAGAGACAGAGTTCTGTACTGAACTGCTCCCCAAGTACAACGCCAAATGTATCTTCATTGACCGCATCTTACCCGATGAGATGATCCAGAAATTCGACTTTAGAGGGTACCAATTCAAATCGTTGGCACTCGTCGCAtcaagttttgaaaatacTCTGCTATTGGACGCAGACAATTTCCCAGTGAAACCACTAAACAGCATCTTCAACGAGGAACCCTTCAAATCAAAGGGGCTCGTGCTGTGGCCGGACTTCTGGCGCAGGACCACACAACCTCTGTACTACGATATCGCCGGGGTACCAGTAAATCTCAAAAACCGCGTTCGTAACTCATTCGACGATCTGACGCCGCCAGAGGTATACACGGAAAACATGAACGATTTGTCTGGAGTGCCCTTCCATGACTTGGAGGGGACCATGCCCGATGTATCCACAGAGTCCGGTCAACTAATGGtcaacaaaaataaacacTTGGGGACAATCCTGCTCGCGTTGTACTATAACGTCAATGGACCAACCTGGTATTACCCTATATTCTCACAGAAGGCCGCTGGAGAGGGGGATAAAGAGACGTTCATTGCAGCGGCCAATTTCTACGGTCTGCCCTTCTATCAAGTCAAATCGAGTACAAGCGTCGATGGGTACTTTGAAAACGGTGAGTTCCACGGCGTTGCCATGTTACAATACGACTGTGTTCAAGATTACAAACTGTACCAGATCGCCAAGGACGATATCGACGTGAAATACGGCCTCTCTCGAGTCGGGAACTCCGCCTCCCAGAAGCGGATCTCATTTGATAAGAGTTACTCGCTTgaagatttcaagaacaagtactTCAGGGAGGACAGTCATAACGACGTCATGTTCATCCACTCGAACTTCCCCAAGTTTGATCCGCTCTCACTGTGGAAGAACAGGCAGCTCGTGGACAAGGATGGGAACCATTTCAGGTCGTATACCAACCTGCGGAAGTTCGGCGACTTCGACATCGAGTTGGAaaacttcaagattttcaaaaacttcttctgcGGGGACCAGAAAGTATCGTACTTTTCGTACCTCTACGATGCACTGGAAAAAACACCCACGGGATGGAACGACATGTGCGAGTACATAAACAAAAGACTCGTATTCTTGGAAAAGACGCATCTAGAAGCAGTAAACAAAAAGGACTGA
- the KNAG0K01300 gene encoding alpha-mannosyltransferase: MAIFNRRYMLNRRLAKLFKAVFFLVIVCLVCAGLTHHFHDGPKTVDEYKEFLQGYLGGNANTTVTVVNDADKIKSYYNTVFENLLLFSPKGETARAYGDKCILNEAIGTTSDNIPKFERLSYENLLDCLKLSNEELSALKLSHNFFVQSLDVKYPKGMYQGDGIVMVGGGKYSLMAYLVIKHLRSSGTSLPVEVFIPPNEEDETEFCETALPELNAQCIFIDRILPSAMIKTFHFKGYQFKSLALVSSSFENVLLLDADNYPVRRLDDIFKQEPFKSTGLILWPDFWRRTTTPLFYNISGVAIDLTSPVRYSFDDLTPPEVYFNSTMDRSKIPVNDFAGAMPDVSTESGQLLINKRTHLKTILLSLYYNVNGPAWYYPIIAQRAPGEGDKDTFIAAANFYGLPWYQVKTRVGIDGYSEDGQYHGVGMLQYDFVQDYELYQSARRDITAKYGVAGPSKTGQLRSEIAYDENYSLDTFEEKYFNKEKSGHKVMFIHANFPKFDPLSLWQDKKFINKQGSTYRTYNNLGKFNYWDIELYNFNSFETLFCSGADSVTWFPYMNRALQGNTNDRESMCSYIRMRLDHLEQTHHEATVPKPTH; encoded by the coding sequence ATGGCCATATTTAACAGACGATATATGCTCAATAGAAGACTTGCTAAACTCTTCAAAGCTGTGTTTTTCCTCGTTATAGTATGTTTAGTTTGTGCTGGGTTAACTCACCATTTCCATGATGGGCCCAAGACTGTGGACGAGTACAAAGAGTTTCTACAGGGGTATCTTGGAGGGAACGCGAACACGACTGTCACCGTGGTGAATGACGCGGATAAGATAAAATCTTACTACAACACGGTTTTCGAGAACCTCCTATTGTTTTCCCCCAAGGGTGAAACCGCACGAGCATACGGCGACAAGTGCATACTGAATGAAGCCATCGGTACAACTTCTGATAATATCCCGAAGTTCGAGAGACTGTCGTACGAGAACTTGTTGGATTGTCTGAAGCTATCGAATGAGGAACTTTCTGCCTTAAAATTATCACACAACTTCTTTGTGCAAAGCTTAGATGTCAAATATCCAAAGGGGATGTACCAAGGTGATGGTATAGTTATGGTAGGTGGCGGTAAGTACTCCTTGATGGCGTATTTAGTGATCAAGCACTTAAGATCATCGGGCACCTCTTTGCCCGTCGAAGTGTTCATCCCTCCCAATGAGGAAGACGAGACGGAGTTCTGTGAGACTGCTCTGCCGGAGTTAAATGCTCAGTGTATTTTCATCGACAGAATCTTGCCATCGGCAATGATCAAAACGTTCCATTTCAAGGGCTATCAATTTAAATCTTTGGCTCTTGTGTCGtcaagttttgaaaacgtgttgctgttggatGCGGACAACTACCCTGTCAGGAGACTGGACGATATTTTTAAGCAGGAGCCGTTTAAATCCACTGGGTTGATTCTATGGCCAGATTTTTGGCGGAGAACCACTACCCCACTGTTCTACAATATCTCCGGTGTTGCCATAGACTTGACATCCCCCGTACGATACTCATTTGACGACCTGACTCCACCAGAGGTTTACTTTAATAGCACGATGGATCGTTCGAAGATCCCCGTCAACGATTTTGCCGGTGCGATGCCAGATGTCTCCACAGAGTCCGGTCAGTTGCTCATCAACAAGAGAACGCACCTGAAGACGATCCTTCTTTCGTTGTATTACAACGTGAACGGCCCCGCATGGTACTACCCTATCATCGCGCAGAGGGCCCCCGGTGAAGGTGACAAGGACACGTTTATTGCAGCGGCCAATTTCTACGGACTACCTTGGTATCAAGTCAAAACCAGGGTTGGCATCGACGGATACTCTGAGGATGGCCAATACCACGGTGTGGGCATGTTGCAATACGATTTCGTACAAGATTATGAACTGTACCAGAGTGCGCGTCGCGACATCACTGCAAAGTACGGTGTTGCTGGTCCCAGCAAGACGGGCCAACTGAGAAGTGAGATCGCATACGACGAAAATTACTCACTCGATACTTTCGAAGAgaagtacttcaacaagGAGAAGTCTGGCCACAAAGTGATGTTCATCCACGCAAACTTCCCCAAATTCGACCCGCTATCGCTGTGGCaggacaagaagttcatcaaCAAACAGGGCAGCACGTACCGGACGTACAACAACCTGGGCAAATTCAACTACTGGGATATTGAACtgtacaacttcaacagcttCGAAACTTTGTTCTGCTCGGGGGCAGACAGCGTCACTTGGTTCCCCTACATGAACAGGGCACTACAGGGTAATACAAACGACCGCGAGAGCATGTGCTCCTACATCAGAATGAGACTGGACCACCTAGAACAGACCCACCACGAGGCCACCGTCCCCAAGCCCACCCACTAG